In a single window of the Apium graveolens cultivar Ventura unplaced genomic scaffold, ASM990537v1 ctg4748, whole genome shotgun sequence genome:
- the LOC141702192 gene encoding F-box/kelch-repeat protein At3g23880-like, producing the protein MAVKRYCNLSFLPSEIIESEILPRLPVKSVSRFKSVCKSWNLLISYNPDFIKSHLDLNPNKDSLLVMTSERKKYEETRDESLFQGSTAMIGSVNGLVCFYNWHHEFEGIEFVIWNPATKQCLANIPLLPSRFEEREHDGLIEDYQPLVGDIYSCKQRCWKKITPSNFLFRGYVPPLALQVVFRGSPYWLNVQPNGKNSRLTVIWFDVQNEIFRLLPEIGSIDQKQDAVIMNFEDSIAVMVYNRKVLLTEPVDVYVFNERCDVWRKMSIGPVIGKELTIYR; encoded by the exons ATGGCTGTCAAAAGATATTGCAATCTTTCTTTCCTTCCATCAGAAATCATCGAGTCCGAGATATTGCCCCGACTTCCTGTAAAATCAGTTTCGAGATTTAAATCAGTTTGTAAATCCTGGAATTTGCTCATCTCATATAACCCTGATTTCATCAAGTCTCATCTTGATCTTAATCCCAACAAAGATTCTCTCCTTGTTATGACTAGTGAAAGGAAAAAGTATGAAGAGACTAGAGACGAGTCTCTATTTCAAGGGTCCACAGCCATGATTGGCTCCGTAAATGGTTTAGTGTGTTTTTATAATTGGCATCACGAGTTTGAAGGAATAGAATTTGTAATATGGAATCCTGCTACGAAGCAGTGTTTGGCCAATATCCCACTTCTCCCTAGTAGATTTGAGGAAAGAGAGCATGATGGCTTGATTGAAGACT ACCAACCATTAGTAGGGGATATCTATTCATGCAAACAACGTTGTTGGAAGAAGATCACCCCCTCCAACTTCCTTTTCCGTGGTTATGTGCCTCCTCTTGCACTGCAAGTTGTTTTCCGTGGTTCCCCTTATTGGTTGAATGTACAACCTAATGGTAAAAATTCACGTCTCACTGTGATCTGGTTTGATGTTCAAAACGAGATCTTTCGGCTGTTGCCTGAAATTGGTTCAATTGATCAAAAACAAGATGCTGTTATAATGAATTTTGAGGATTCTATTGCTGTCATGGTTTATAATCGGAAAGTGTTACTAACTGAACCGGTTGATGTATATGTTTTCAACGAGAGATGTGATGTTTGGAGAAAGATGTCTATTGGACCGGTTATTGGTAAAGAACTAACTATATACCGGTAG